In Janibacter cremeus, a genomic segment contains:
- a CDS encoding NAD(+) synthase: MTDAQDRDFRNLYRHGFARVAACTLPVTMADPFANAEATLERVRHLHDEGVAVALFPELGLTGYSIDDLLLQDVLLRDVEAALVHLANQMRDLTPLIAVGAPLRHRNRLYNCAVLIHRGEIVGIAPKSYLANYREFYEKRHFASGAGMADEWFRPTFTTGAEADLLDGVPFGTDVLIHVDDVPGLVVHAEICEDAWVPLPPSHEAALAGATTLLNLSASPITVARADDRHAMARSASMRCNAAYLYAAASEGESSTDLSWDGQTMVYEGGDLLGESERFPRGPRATIVDIDVDRLRQERLRQGSFDDNGAAHGMGRGVGSSGRAYREIHLELDPPTGDLGLRRPVDRFPFVPDDEARLAQDCFEAYNIQVCALEQRLRAIGGERWQPKIVLGVSGGLDSTHALLVAAKAMDRLERPRTDIIGITMPGFATSERTRSNAVDLMQALGITWEELDIRPAATQMLREMGHPFGLDPDGDHEPDVYDVTFENVQAGLRTDYLFRIANQRGGIVLGTGDLSELALGWCTYGVGDQMSHYGVNAGVPKTLMQQLVHWVADSEQLPEVSDTLRSVLDTEISPELVPSTDEDRPQSTQDIIGPYALQDFTLFHVLRHGYRPSKIAFLAEQAWFDGTKGAWPASVASEDRGAYDLTTIRRWLIVFVERFFANQFKRSAMPNGPKVLPGGSLSPRGDWRMPSDVSGARWLAEIEAEVPPA, encoded by the coding sequence ATGACCGACGCGCAGGACCGCGACTTCCGCAACCTCTACCGCCACGGGTTCGCCCGCGTGGCCGCGTGCACACTCCCGGTGACGATGGCCGACCCCTTCGCGAATGCCGAGGCAACGCTGGAGCGGGTCCGCCACCTGCACGACGAGGGCGTCGCGGTCGCGCTCTTCCCGGAGCTGGGCCTGACCGGCTACTCCATCGACGACCTGTTGCTGCAGGACGTGCTGCTGCGCGACGTCGAGGCCGCCCTGGTCCATCTCGCCAACCAGATGCGAGACCTGACGCCGCTGATCGCGGTGGGCGCCCCCCTTCGCCATCGCAATCGTCTCTACAACTGCGCGGTCCTCATCCACCGCGGCGAGATCGTCGGCATCGCCCCGAAGTCCTACCTCGCCAACTACCGCGAGTTCTACGAGAAGCGCCACTTCGCCTCCGGCGCGGGCATGGCCGACGAGTGGTTCCGCCCGACCTTCACCACGGGCGCGGAAGCCGACCTGCTCGACGGGGTCCCCTTCGGCACAGACGTGCTCATCCACGTCGACGACGTGCCCGGCCTGGTCGTCCACGCCGAGATCTGCGAGGACGCGTGGGTCCCCCTTCCGCCGAGCCACGAGGCCGCCCTGGCCGGCGCCACCACCCTGCTCAACCTCTCCGCCTCCCCCATCACCGTCGCCCGCGCCGACGACCGCCACGCCATGGCCCGCTCGGCCTCGATGCGCTGCAACGCCGCCTACCTCTACGCGGCCGCGAGCGAGGGCGAGTCGAGCACCGACCTCTCCTGGGACGGCCAGACGATGGTCTACGAAGGGGGTGACCTCCTGGGTGAGTCCGAGCGCTTCCCGCGTGGTCCCCGCGCGACGATCGTCGACATCGACGTCGACCGGTTGCGCCAGGAGCGCCTGCGGCAGGGCAGCTTCGACGACAACGGGGCAGCCCACGGGATGGGACGCGGCGTCGGGTCGTCGGGCCGGGCGTACCGAGAGATCCACCTCGAGCTCGACCCGCCGACCGGAGACCTGGGCCTGCGCCGCCCCGTGGACCGCTTCCCCTTCGTCCCCGACGACGAGGCGCGGTTGGCCCAGGACTGCTTCGAGGCCTACAACATCCAGGTCTGCGCACTCGAGCAGCGCCTGCGCGCCATCGGTGGCGAGCGTTGGCAGCCGAAGATCGTCCTCGGCGTCAGCGGCGGACTGGACTCCACCCACGCTCTCCTCGTCGCGGCGAAGGCGATGGACCGTCTCGAACGGCCGCGCACCGACATCATCGGCATCACCATGCCGGGCTTCGCCACGAGCGAGCGCACCAGGAGCAACGCGGTCGACCTCATGCAGGCCCTCGGGATCACGTGGGAGGAGCTGGACATCCGGCCCGCCGCCACGCAGATGCTGCGCGAGATGGGCCACCCCTTCGGCCTCGACCCGGACGGCGACCACGAGCCCGACGTCTACGACGTGACCTTCGAGAACGTCCAGGCCGGGCTGCGCACCGACTACCTCTTCCGCATCGCCAACCAGCGCGGCGGGATCGTCCTGGGTACCGGTGACCTCTCCGAGCTGGCCCTGGGCTGGTGCACCTACGGCGTCGGCGACCAGATGAGCCACTACGGCGTCAACGCCGGGGTGCCCAAGACGCTCATGCAGCAGCTCGTCCACTGGGTCGCCGACTCCGAGCAGCTGCCGGAGGTCTCCGACACGCTGCGCTCCGTCCTCGACACGGAGATCAGCCCGGAGCTCGTACCGAGCACCGACGAGGACCGTCCCCAGTCCACCCAGGACATCATCGGCCCCTACGCGCTGCAGGACTTCACGCTCTTCCACGTCCTGCGGCACGGCTACCGGCCGAGCAAGATCGCCTTCCTCGCCGAGCAGGCTTGGTTCGATGGGACGAAGGGGGCGTGGCCCGCCTCCGTGGCCTCGGAGGACCGGGGCGCATACGACCTGACGACGATCCGGCGCTGGCTGATCGTCTTCGTCGAGCGATTCTTCGCCAACCAGTTCAAGCGGTCGGCGATGCCGAACGGCCCGAAGGTCCTGCCCGGCGGGTCCCTGTCCCCGCGTGGGGACTGGCGCATGCCCAGCGACGTCTCCGGGGCACGGTGGCTGGCCGAGATCGAGGCCGAGGTCCCCCCGGCCTGA
- a CDS encoding 3-ketosteroid-delta-1-dehydrogenase — translation MTEVRELPTTRAEDTTVDLLVIGSGTGLLTATAADEQGLSTLIVEKSEYVGGSMALSGGAFWIPGNAVLAEQGSSDSTEQASTYLENLVGDASPRARWQAYLDQGRATVDLMRRATPLEFIWAKGYADYHSNLPGGSDQGRSVESSPFDLGVLGDERARLRPTSMSAPVPMPITSPDYRWMNLMAKAPAKALPKVVKRVAQGVGGLALGRHYAATGQALAAGLYAGVLDRGIPVWTKTALQRLVTDGDTVTGAVLVQDGREVTVTARRGVVLAAGGFDHDMVMRHRYQSESLQEEWPLGAESNTGDAIKAGVEVGADLAHLEEAWWFPSVAPLPGGDPGVMLAERSLPGSFIIDRHGRRFVNESTDYMTFGQEVLRREGAGDPVGTMWIIFDQEYRNSYVFATEVFPRMPIPQAWFDAGIAHQADTAAELAELIDVPVETFVATGRRFNEMAAAGRDADLDRGESAYDRYYGDPTRSPSPNLRPLDEGPLYAVQVVMSDLGTCGGLRADEHARVLREDGTVITGLYATGNTAANAFGDRYPGAGATIGQGLVFGDIAARHAAGGREG, via the coding sequence GTGACTGAGGTCCGTGAACTGCCCACCACCCGCGCCGAAGACACCACCGTTGACCTGCTCGTCATCGGCTCCGGGACCGGCCTGCTGACGGCGACGGCCGCCGATGAGCAGGGCCTGTCCACCCTGATCGTGGAGAAGTCGGAGTACGTCGGCGGCTCGATGGCCCTGTCCGGTGGTGCGTTCTGGATCCCGGGCAATGCCGTCCTGGCCGAGCAGGGCTCCTCCGACAGCACCGAGCAGGCCTCGACCTATTTGGAGAACCTGGTCGGTGACGCCTCCCCGCGGGCGCGTTGGCAGGCCTACCTCGACCAGGGTCGGGCCACGGTGGACCTGATGCGACGGGCGACTCCGTTGGAGTTCATCTGGGCAAAGGGGTACGCCGACTACCACTCGAACCTGCCCGGTGGGTCGGACCAGGGGCGAAGCGTGGAGAGCTCGCCGTTCGACCTGGGGGTGCTGGGGGACGAGCGGGCCCGGCTACGGCCGACGTCGATGAGCGCGCCCGTGCCGATGCCGATCACCAGTCCCGACTACCGGTGGATGAACCTGATGGCCAAGGCCCCGGCCAAGGCGCTGCCCAAGGTGGTCAAGCGGGTGGCCCAGGGCGTCGGTGGACTCGCTCTCGGAAGGCACTACGCCGCCACCGGACAGGCGCTGGCGGCCGGGCTGTATGCCGGGGTGCTGGACCGTGGGATCCCGGTGTGGACGAAGACGGCGCTCCAGCGCCTGGTCACCGACGGGGACACCGTCACCGGCGCCGTGCTCGTGCAGGACGGCCGTGAGGTGACGGTCACCGCGCGGCGGGGCGTGGTCCTGGCGGCCGGGGGCTTCGACCACGACATGGTCATGCGCCACCGCTACCAGTCGGAGAGCCTGCAGGAGGAGTGGCCCCTGGGAGCGGAGTCGAACACCGGGGACGCGATCAAGGCGGGTGTGGAGGTCGGCGCCGACCTGGCCCACCTCGAGGAGGCCTGGTGGTTCCCGTCCGTGGCGCCGCTGCCCGGAGGAGACCCGGGGGTGATGCTCGCCGAGCGCTCGCTGCCCGGCTCGTTCATCATCGACCGGCACGGCCGACGGTTCGTCAACGAGTCCACCGACTACATGACCTTCGGCCAGGAGGTGCTGCGGCGCGAGGGCGCCGGAGACCCGGTCGGGACGATGTGGATCATCTTCGATCAGGAGTACCGCAACAGCTACGTCTTCGCCACGGAGGTGTTCCCGCGGATGCCGATTCCGCAGGCATGGTTCGACGCCGGCATCGCGCACCAGGCGGACACCGCGGCGGAGTTGGCCGAGCTGATCGACGTCCCGGTGGAGACCTTCGTGGCGACCGGGCGACGCTTCAACGAGATGGCGGCCGCAGGCCGGGACGCCGACCTCGATCGGGGCGAGTCGGCCTACGACCGGTACTACGGGGACCCCACCAGGTCGCCCAGCCCGAACTTGCGTCCCCTGGATGAAGGACCGCTCTATGCGGTCCAGGTGGTGATGAGCGACCTGGGCACCTGCGGTGGGCTGCGCGCCGACGAGCACGCCCGGGTGCTGCGCGAGGACGGCACCGTGATCACCGGCCTCTACGCCACCGGCAACACCGCTGCCAACGCCTTCGGGGACCGCTACCCCGGAGCCGGGGCCACGATCGGTCAGGGTCTGGTCTTCGGTGACATCGCCGCGCGGCACGCGGCTGGTGGACGCGAGGGCTGA
- a CDS encoding DHA2 family efflux MFS transporter permease subunit: MGRTEGERSDSASQQDAEGTESDEVNIPHKWAALWVLALGLGMIILDGTIVGVALPAIISSLDLDLTQAQWINSIYSVVFAALLLSTGRIGDRLGRKRLFIAGTTTFVLGSVLAALSGSATPLLLARVVQGIGGSMVLPATLSTVNAVFRGKDRAAAFGVWGATMSGAAAVGPLLGGWLTDSFSWEWIFWVNVPIGVAVIVATVLLVPETKGTITSRGLDVDGFQLSALGVGALVFAIIEGPSMGWWAPTREATFLFWTWPESAPVSPVPVLGLLGLVAIALFVLWERHRARVRRSALLDLSLFTLPRFSWGNVTAATVAVGEFALIFVLPLYLVSARGLSVLQAGFVLAAMAIGAFIAGAQARHLADRIGPPAVVVVGLGLEVIGIGVMALLLAPSVSVWLMTIPLVVYGLGLGLASAQLTSLVLADVPTAQSGQGSATQSAVRQVGMAIGTAVAGALLSVGLGHYLSTGTPLDEATRTSAGGALQGLREKGGQEDLVAELSRQFAQATQVTLLGAVVFLALGLVGALIMLRLSRRSQPTH, from the coding sequence ATGGGCAGGACAGAAGGCGAACGATCTGACTCGGCCTCCCAGCAGGATGCGGAGGGCACCGAGTCCGACGAGGTGAACATCCCGCACAAGTGGGCCGCGCTCTGGGTCCTGGCGCTGGGGCTGGGGATGATCATCCTGGACGGCACCATCGTCGGGGTCGCGTTGCCGGCGATCATCAGCAGTCTCGACCTGGACCTCACGCAGGCGCAGTGGATCAACAGCATCTACTCGGTCGTCTTCGCGGCCCTGCTGCTCTCGACGGGCCGGATCGGTGACCGACTCGGTCGCAAGCGACTGTTCATCGCCGGGACGACCACCTTCGTGCTCGGCTCCGTCCTGGCGGCACTCTCCGGCTCTGCCACCCCACTGCTGCTGGCCCGAGTCGTGCAGGGCATCGGCGGGTCGATGGTCCTGCCCGCCACCCTCTCGACCGTCAACGCAGTCTTCCGCGGCAAGGATCGTGCTGCTGCCTTCGGGGTGTGGGGAGCGACCATGTCCGGGGCGGCCGCCGTCGGTCCGCTGCTCGGCGGGTGGCTCACCGACTCCTTCTCCTGGGAGTGGATATTCTGGGTCAACGTCCCGATCGGCGTGGCCGTGATCGTGGCGACCGTGCTGCTGGTCCCGGAGACCAAGGGCACGATCACCTCCCGCGGGCTCGACGTGGACGGTTTCCAGCTGTCGGCCCTGGGCGTGGGAGCCCTGGTCTTCGCCATCATCGAGGGGCCGTCGATGGGATGGTGGGCGCCCACGCGGGAGGCCACATTCCTGTTCTGGACGTGGCCCGAGAGCGCCCCGGTCTCCCCCGTTCCCGTGCTCGGGCTGCTCGGTCTGGTGGCCATCGCACTCTTCGTGCTGTGGGAGCGGCACCGGGCCCGGGTGCGCCGTTCGGCGTTGTTGGATCTCTCGCTGTTCACCCTGCCCAGGTTCAGCTGGGGCAATGTCACCGCTGCCACGGTCGCGGTGGGCGAGTTCGCGCTGATCTTCGTGCTGCCGCTCTACCTCGTCTCCGCCCGTGGGCTGAGCGTCCTGCAGGCGGGCTTCGTCCTCGCCGCGATGGCGATCGGAGCCTTCATCGCCGGCGCCCAGGCACGCCACCTGGCCGACCGGATCGGCCCCCCGGCCGTGGTCGTCGTCGGTCTCGGTCTGGAGGTGATCGGCATCGGCGTGATGGCGCTCCTGCTCGCCCCCTCCGTCAGCGTGTGGCTGATGACCATCCCGCTCGTCGTCTACGGGCTGGGACTGGGACTGGCCTCGGCGCAGCTGACCTCCCTCGTGCTCGCCGACGTGCCGACCGCCCAGTCCGGGCAGGGCTCGGCAACCCAGAGCGCGGTGCGGCAGGTGGGCATGGCCATCGGCACGGCCGTCGCCGGAGCGCTGCTCTCGGTGGGGCTGGGGCACTACCTCTCCACCGGCACACCCTTGGACGAAGCGACCCGGACTTCTGCCGGCGGCGCCCTGCAGGGACTGCGCGAGAAGGGTGGTCAAGAGGACCTGGTCGCCGAGCTGAGCCGTCAGTTCGCACAGGCGACCCAGGTGACGCTCCTCGGCGCGGTGGTCTTCCTGGCCCTGGGGCTGGTCGGCGCGCTGATCATGCTGCGGCTGAGCAGGCGCAGCCAACCGACTCACTGA
- a CDS encoding FAD/NAD(P)-binding protein, with protein sequence MTPPLRVAIIGAGPSGLYAAQALAGQDDVEVSVDVFDRLPAPFGLARYGVAPDHLSLRSVRTTLEAVLDRPTVRLLANVEVGTDISVEELHRFYDAIVFTYGAATDHRLEIPGEDLTGTISATELVNWYCGHPDAAGEHVEAAITAATSAVVVGVGNVAVDVTRVLSKTAPELEHTDMPQHVLDLLAGSSITSVTVLGRRGPAQAAFTTKELKELGELADADVHVDPRDLALDPVSEADIEGERRRERNMRVLQGWSTRAKGEGRRTIRLRFFSQPVEIIGPGRVTGVRVERTRLDADGSLSGTGEHITIDADLVVRSVGYQGMPLAGVPFDTARGVIPHDEGRVHDGDDVVPGEYVAGWIKRGPTGIIGTNKKDATATVRSLIADAAQLPRAARPDPDAVTSHLSDRGVHYVNVDGWRAIDAAEIALGESMGRARTTLHDREALLESARWADDQ encoded by the coding sequence GTGACTCCCCCGCTTCGGGTGGCGATCATCGGCGCAGGACCGTCCGGGCTCTACGCCGCGCAGGCCCTGGCCGGGCAGGACGACGTCGAGGTCAGCGTCGACGTCTTCGACCGGCTGCCGGCCCCCTTCGGACTCGCCCGCTACGGGGTCGCTCCTGATCATCTGAGTCTGCGCTCGGTGCGCACCACCCTCGAGGCCGTACTCGACCGTCCCACGGTGCGGCTGCTGGCCAATGTCGAGGTCGGCACGGACATCAGCGTCGAGGAGCTGCACCGGTTCTACGACGCGATCGTCTTCACCTACGGCGCGGCGACGGACCACCGGCTGGAGATCCCCGGCGAGGACCTGACCGGCACCATCTCCGCCACCGAGCTCGTCAACTGGTACTGCGGGCACCCGGATGCCGCCGGCGAGCACGTGGAGGCCGCGATCACGGCGGCGACGTCCGCGGTGGTCGTCGGTGTCGGCAACGTCGCCGTCGACGTGACGCGGGTGCTGAGCAAGACCGCTCCCGAGCTCGAGCACACGGACATGCCGCAGCACGTGCTCGACCTGCTGGCCGGGAGCAGCATCACGAGCGTGACGGTGCTCGGGCGCCGGGGGCCGGCCCAGGCCGCGTTCACGACCAAGGAGCTCAAGGAGCTCGGAGAGCTCGCCGATGCCGACGTGCACGTGGATCCACGCGACCTCGCGCTCGACCCGGTCAGCGAGGCCGACATCGAGGGTGAGCGGCGTCGGGAGCGCAACATGCGGGTTCTGCAGGGGTGGTCCACGAGGGCGAAGGGAGAGGGTCGCCGCACGATCAGGCTGCGCTTCTTCTCCCAGCCGGTCGAGATCATCGGACCGGGCAGGGTCACGGGCGTCCGCGTCGAACGCACCCGGCTCGACGCCGACGGGTCACTGAGCGGGACCGGTGAGCACATCACGATCGACGCCGACCTCGTCGTGCGGTCGGTGGGGTACCAGGGGATGCCGCTGGCCGGCGTCCCCTTCGACACCGCTCGCGGCGTGATCCCCCATGACGAGGGCCGTGTGCACGACGGTGATGACGTGGTCCCCGGTGAGTACGTCGCCGGCTGGATCAAGCGGGGACCGACCGGCATCATCGGGACGAACAAGAAGGACGCCACCGCGACGGTGCGCTCGCTGATCGCCGACGCGGCGCAGCTCCCGCGAGCGGCACGACCGGATCCGGACGCGGTGACGAGCCACCTGTCGGACCGGGGCGTCCACTACGTCAACGTCGACGGCTGGCGGGCGATCGACGCCGCCGAGATCGCGCTCGGGGAGTCCATGGGCCGGGCCCGCACGACCTTGCACGACCGAGAAGCGCTGCTGGAGTCCGCGCGGTGGGCCGATGATCAGTGA
- a CDS encoding DUF1801 domain-containing protein has product MPYTTADGKEREWFALGLAPRKAALTLYGLTYYGPNQDLLDRLGKHTAGKGCLYVKRLSDIDEDVLREMVQRSWRTNADA; this is encoded by the coding sequence ATGCCGTACACGACCGCGGACGGCAAGGAGCGGGAGTGGTTCGCGCTCGGGCTGGCTCCCCGCAAGGCGGCGCTCACCCTCTACGGGCTGACCTACTACGGCCCCAACCAGGACCTGCTCGACCGCTTGGGCAAGCACACGGCCGGCAAGGGCTGCCTGTACGTCAAGCGGTTGTCCGACATCGACGAGGACGTGCTGCGGGAGATGGTGCAGCGGTCCTGGCGTACCAACGCGGATGCGTGA
- a CDS encoding LysR family transcriptional regulator: protein MVDAHRVRIFLSVMASGSVNAAAEHLGLSPSAVSQQIAALQKETQLTLFTRDGRGIAPTPTAHTLAQESEPLMSELKRIDAVVDDLRQGSTGSLEIGYFASAGYRWMPQLAKRIQAKMPDLTLRMVLTEGYPVGESPPVDIDVVPADPTTSVRPGHLVTPLMTDHFVALVPAGHRLAGRRRVEMSELAEEKWISNDISAGITQDMVDRACRAAGFRPRYTVEAQDHHTATAFVAAGVGITVLPDMASRSLPKTVRRLRLTKPNPVRDLVALTAPVARSNEAAKLAVDLLQQVAAASARRR from the coding sequence ATGGTCGATGCACATCGCGTGAGGATCTTCTTGTCCGTCATGGCTTCCGGCTCGGTCAACGCCGCCGCAGAGCACCTGGGGCTCTCCCCCTCCGCCGTGAGCCAGCAGATCGCCGCGCTGCAGAAGGAGACGCAACTCACACTCTTCACCCGCGACGGTCGCGGCATCGCCCCCACTCCCACGGCCCACACGCTCGCCCAGGAGAGCGAGCCGCTGATGTCGGAGCTGAAGCGCATCGACGCCGTCGTCGACGATCTGCGCCAGGGGTCGACCGGGTCGCTGGAGATCGGGTACTTCGCGTCGGCCGGCTACCGGTGGATGCCGCAGCTGGCCAAACGGATCCAGGCGAAGATGCCCGACCTGACGCTGCGGATGGTGCTCACGGAGGGATACCCGGTGGGCGAGTCGCCGCCGGTGGACATCGACGTCGTCCCCGCCGACCCGACGACCTCGGTGCGCCCGGGTCACCTGGTCACGCCGCTGATGACCGACCACTTCGTCGCGCTCGTACCGGCCGGCCACCGCCTCGCGGGACGACGCCGGGTCGAGATGTCGGAGCTCGCCGAGGAGAAGTGGATCAGCAACGACATCTCGGCCGGGATCACCCAGGACATGGTCGACCGCGCCTGTCGGGCAGCGGGATTCCGTCCGCGGTACACGGTCGAGGCGCAGGACCACCACACGGCGACGGCCTTCGTCGCGGCCGGGGTCGGCATCACGGTGCTGCCGGACATGGCGAGTCGTTCGCTGCCGAAGACCGTGCGCCGGCTGCGCCTGACCAAACCCAACCCGGTCCGGGACCTCGTCGCCCTCACCGCCCCGGTCGCGCGCTCCAACGAGGCCGCGAAGCTCGCGGTCGACCTGCTCCAGCAGGTCGCGGCCGCGAGCGCCCGTCGACGGTAG
- the ppdK gene encoding pyruvate, phosphate dikinase has translation MIQYVHMFSDGDRDQKDLLGGKGANLAEMVKLGLPVPPGFTITTEACRAYLSEGRVPPEVRVEVTQRLRDVEDLIGRTLGDSEEPLLLSVRSGAKFSMPGMMDTVLNVGLNDDTVHSLASFSGDERFAWDSYRRLIQMFGKTVLDVDSEKFSDVLDRHKEEAGVTADVDLTADHLKQIVAEYKQIVLDDTGSPFPQTPRRQVDLAIEAVFRSWNTERASLYRRRERIPDDLGTAVNVQAMVFGNLGDTSGTGVCFTRDPSSGHSGIYGDYLPNAQGEDVVAGIRNTLALTDLEDRDPNVYRELRTAMRRLETHYRDLCDIEFTVERGKLWMLQTRVGKRTAGAAFRVATQLVDEDLITMDEALERVTGEQLNQLLFPQFDRDADRSLIAVGMGASPGAAVGRVAFDNASAEAAQAAGNSVILVRRETSPEDLPGMIAAAGVLTARGGKTSHAAVVARGMGKCAVVGAEDLVVDVARKQIRVGEHVISEGDTLAIDGKTGEVFLGDVHVVDSPVMTYISEGVDAALAIADDEETKELIDAVHRLLTHADTRRHLQVRANADSGEDAQRARDRGAEGIGLCRTEHQFLGERRQQIERVVLAETDEQRDDALAELLQPQVEDFVSLLTAMDGLPTTIRLIDPPLHEFLPDLTDLTVKVALAEERGETGEEIDRARELRDAVRSMHEANPMLGLRGVRLGLKIPGLFALQIRAIAEAVVRLREEGKDPQPEIMVPLIGSNRELVIVRAQAEKIIGEVAEAHNQSLDLPIGCMIELPRAALTANRIAQTAEFISFGTNDLTQTTWGFSRDDVETAFFPKYLENGVLTISPFETLDALGVGELVRIGVEKGRETNPDLKAGVCGEHGGDPESIHFFHNAGLDYVSCSPFRVPVARLEAGRAVVFTDEVGTK, from the coding sequence GTGATTCAGTACGTCCACATGTTCAGCGACGGCGACAGGGACCAGAAGGACCTGCTCGGCGGCAAGGGAGCCAACCTCGCCGAGATGGTCAAACTGGGTCTGCCCGTCCCGCCCGGGTTCACGATCACGACCGAGGCCTGCCGCGCCTACCTGTCCGAGGGGCGCGTCCCACCGGAGGTCCGCGTCGAGGTCACCCAGCGCCTGCGCGATGTCGAGGACCTCATCGGCCGCACCCTCGGCGACTCCGAGGAGCCGCTGCTGCTCTCCGTGCGCTCCGGCGCGAAGTTCTCCATGCCGGGGATGATGGACACCGTCCTCAACGTCGGCCTCAACGACGACACCGTGCACTCGCTGGCCTCCTTCTCCGGTGACGAGCGCTTCGCTTGGGACTCCTACCGGCGCCTGATCCAGATGTTCGGCAAGACGGTCCTGGACGTCGACTCCGAGAAGTTCTCCGACGTGCTCGACCGGCACAAGGAGGAGGCCGGGGTCACCGCCGACGTCGACCTCACCGCCGATCACCTCAAGCAGATCGTCGCCGAGTACAAGCAGATCGTCCTCGACGACACCGGCTCCCCCTTCCCGCAGACGCCGCGCCGTCAGGTCGACCTGGCCATCGAAGCCGTCTTCCGCAGCTGGAACACCGAGCGGGCCAGCCTCTACCGCCGTCGTGAGCGCATCCCGGACGACCTCGGCACCGCCGTCAACGTGCAGGCCATGGTCTTCGGCAACCTCGGCGACACCTCCGGTACCGGCGTCTGCTTCACCCGCGATCCCTCCTCCGGCCACTCCGGCATCTACGGCGACTACCTGCCCAACGCGCAGGGCGAGGACGTCGTCGCCGGGATCCGCAACACCCTTGCCCTGACCGACCTCGAGGACCGCGACCCCAACGTCTACCGCGAGCTGCGCACCGCCATGCGCCGTCTGGAGACGCACTACCGGGACCTGTGCGACATCGAGTTCACCGTCGAGCGCGGCAAGCTGTGGATGCTGCAGACCCGCGTGGGCAAGCGCACCGCCGGGGCCGCCTTCCGCGTCGCGACCCAGCTGGTCGACGAGGACCTCATCACCATGGACGAGGCCCTGGAGCGGGTCACCGGCGAGCAGCTGAACCAGCTGCTGTTCCCGCAGTTCGACCGCGACGCCGACCGCAGCCTCATCGCCGTGGGCATGGGTGCCTCCCCCGGCGCCGCCGTCGGCCGGGTCGCCTTCGACAACGCGAGCGCCGAGGCCGCCCAGGCCGCCGGCAACTCGGTGATCCTCGTGCGTCGGGAGACCTCGCCCGAGGACCTGCCCGGCATGATCGCCGCGGCCGGCGTCCTCACCGCGCGCGGCGGCAAGACCTCGCACGCGGCCGTCGTGGCCCGCGGCATGGGCAAGTGCGCCGTCGTCGGCGCCGAGGACCTGGTCGTCGACGTCGCCAGGAAGCAGATCCGCGTCGGCGAACACGTCATCAGCGAGGGCGACACCCTGGCCATCGACGGCAAGACCGGTGAGGTCTTCCTCGGCGACGTCCACGTCGTCGACTCCCCCGTCATGACCTACATCTCCGAGGGCGTCGATGCCGCGCTGGCGATCGCCGACGACGAGGAGACCAAGGAGCTCATCGACGCGGTCCACCGCCTGCTCACCCACGCGGACACGCGCCGTCACCTGCAGGTGCGCGCCAACGCCGACTCCGGCGAGGACGCCCAGCGCGCCCGCGACCGCGGCGCCGAGGGCATCGGCCTGTGCCGCACCGAGCACCAGTTCCTCGGCGAGCGCCGTCAGCAGATCGAGCGGGTCGTGCTCGCCGAGACCGACGAGCAGCGCGACGACGCCTTGGCGGAGTTGCTCCAGCCGCAGGTCGAGGACTTCGTCAGCCTGCTCACCGCGATGGACGGGCTGCCGACGACGATCCGGCTGATCGACCCGCCGCTGCACGAGTTCCTCCCCGACCTGACCGACCTCACCGTCAAGGTCGCCCTGGCCGAGGAGCGCGGCGAGACCGGCGAGGAGATCGACCGCGCCCGCGAACTGCGCGACGCCGTGCGCTCGATGCACGAGGCCAACCCGATGCTCGGCCTGCGCGGTGTGCGTCTCGGGCTGAAGATCCCGGGCCTCTTCGCTCTGCAGATCCGGGCGATCGCCGAGGCGGTCGTGCGGCTGCGCGAGGAGGGCAAGGACCCTCAGCCGGAGATCATGGTGCCGCTCATCGGCTCCAACCGTGAGCTGGTCATCGTCCGCGCCCAGGCGGAGAAGATCATCGGCGAGGTCGCCGAGGCCCACAACCAGTCGCTGGACCTGCCCATCGGCTGCATGATCGAGCTGCCGCGTGCGGCCCTGACGGCCAACCGCATCGCCCAGACGGCGGAGTTCATCTCCTTCGGCACCAACGACCTGACGCAGACGACGTGGGGCTTCTCCCGCGACGACGTCGAGACGGCGTTCTTCCCGAAGTACCTCGAGAACGGCGTCCTGACGATCTCCCCCTTCGAGACCCTCGACGCCCTCGGTGTCGGCGAGCTCGTGCGCATCGGCGTGGAGAAGGGGCGCGAGACGAACCCCGACCTCAAGGCCGGTGTCTGTGGCGAGCACGGTGGCGACCCCGAGTCGATCCACTTCTTCCACAACGCGGGCCTGGACTACGTCAGCTGCTCGCCCTTCCGCGTGCCCGTCGCGCGCCTCGAGGCCGGCCGTGCGGTCGTCTTCACCGACGAGGTGGGCACCAAGTAG